From Domibacillus sp. DTU_2020_1001157_1_SI_ALB_TIR_016, a single genomic window includes:
- a CDS encoding SprT family protein produces the protein MKTSDKMIQKLTEELSERFFNRPFLHRAYINKRLRTTGGRYLLVSHNIEVNEKYIEAFGEEELIGILKHELCHYHLHLQGKGYKHGDEDFKELLKQTGSPRHCRTLPEQEGKQKQRKIVFYKCSACGIKYKRYRRINTSRYVCGACRGVLKEIIE, from the coding sequence ATGAAAACGAGCGATAAAATGATTCAAAAGCTGACAGAAGAGCTGTCAGAACGTTTTTTTAATCGGCCTTTTCTGCACCGGGCATATATTAACAAGCGGCTTCGGACAACCGGAGGCCGCTACCTGCTTGTATCTCACAATATTGAAGTGAATGAAAAATACATTGAAGCGTTTGGAGAAGAAGAACTCATTGGTATTTTGAAGCACGAGCTGTGCCATTACCATCTTCACCTGCAAGGGAAAGGGTACAAGCATGGAGATGAGGACTTTAAAGAGCTGCTGAAACAAACCGGATCGCCGCGTCACTGCAGGACACTTCCAGAACAGGAAGGGAAGCAGAAACAAAGAAAGATTGTTTTTTATAAATGCTCAGCATGCGGAATAAAGTATAAAAGATACCGGCGTATTAACACATCAAGATATGTATGCGGGGCATGCCGGGGAGTTTTAAAAGAAATTATCGAATAA
- a CDS encoding Tex family protein, with product MEEQLIKAAAADTKTSVKQVKAVIQLTEEGNTIPFIARYRKEMTGSLDEVEIRTILEQYTYRKNLEQRKEEVARSITEQQKMTPDIAAAIEAAATLRAVEDIYRPFKQKKRTKASVAKEKGLEPLAKWLLSCPKDAQIDQEAQQYINEQVENTEAALQGAADIVAETIADDAAVRERIRLDMTKYGKIKTELKGEDEKEVFKMYYEYEEPINKIAPHRTLAVNRGESEGVLKVAVSFDEERVIGYLAKKFIRDEQSPAAPILLDAARDAYKRLIRPSVEREVRNELTEAAEERAIHIFSENLKNLLLQPPLKGKVVLAVDPAYRTGCKMAVVDETGKVLAIKVMYPHTGEGKRKEARELFKQLAEEFEADIIAIGNGTASRETEQFVVEMLPSLKKKAAYIIVNEAGASVYSASDIAREEFPHLQVEERSAVSIGRRIQDPLAELVKIDPQSIGVGQYQHDVSQKKLSSSLAFVVETAVNRVGVDVNTASPSLLEHVAGLNKTVAKNIVQYREENGKFTKRSVIKKVPRLGGKTFEQCIGFLRITDGEEPLDRTPIHPESYKETTALLKSLGFKTADIGSEELGAALQAVNTEQIAKELGIGELTLKDIIDSLQKPGRDPRDEMPAPLLKTDVLKMEDLQKGMELQGTVRNVTDFGAFVDIGVKQDGLVHISKLKKGFVKNPFNVVSVGDIVTVWVEAVEAGKGRISLTMVKDESK from the coding sequence ATGGAGGAACAATTAATTAAAGCAGCGGCAGCAGATACAAAAACCAGTGTGAAACAAGTAAAAGCTGTTATTCAGCTAACAGAAGAAGGGAATACAATCCCCTTTATTGCCCGGTATCGAAAAGAAATGACCGGATCACTGGATGAAGTCGAAATTCGAACAATCTTAGAGCAATATACATATCGTAAAAATCTTGAGCAGCGGAAAGAAGAGGTTGCCCGTTCGATTACCGAACAGCAAAAAATGACTCCTGATATCGCAGCAGCGATTGAGGCAGCAGCAACATTGCGGGCTGTAGAGGACATCTACCGTCCGTTTAAGCAAAAAAAGCGTACGAAAGCGTCCGTTGCAAAAGAAAAAGGTTTAGAGCCTTTGGCCAAGTGGCTTCTATCCTGTCCTAAAGACGCACAAATCGATCAGGAAGCTCAACAATATATAAATGAACAAGTAGAAAACACAGAAGCCGCTCTTCAAGGCGCAGCGGATATCGTTGCAGAGACTATTGCAGATGATGCAGCAGTTCGGGAGCGTATCCGGCTTGATATGACGAAATATGGAAAAATAAAAACAGAGTTAAAAGGTGAAGATGAAAAAGAAGTCTTTAAAATGTATTACGAGTATGAAGAGCCCATTAATAAAATTGCTCCCCACCGCACGCTTGCTGTGAACCGAGGCGAAAGTGAAGGAGTATTAAAGGTAGCTGTCTCTTTTGATGAAGAGCGTGTGATCGGCTATTTAGCAAAGAAATTCATTCGAGATGAACAAAGCCCCGCAGCCCCGATTCTATTGGATGCGGCCCGGGATGCATACAAGCGTCTTATTCGCCCCTCTGTAGAAAGAGAAGTGCGGAATGAACTGACAGAAGCGGCAGAAGAACGGGCTATCCACATTTTTTCGGAGAACTTAAAAAATCTTCTGCTCCAGCCGCCGTTAAAAGGAAAAGTGGTGCTTGCAGTTGATCCGGCATACCGAACAGGATGTAAAATGGCGGTTGTAGATGAAACAGGAAAAGTTCTAGCGATTAAAGTCATGTATCCGCATACAGGAGAAGGAAAAAGAAAAGAAGCGAGAGAGCTGTTTAAACAGCTTGCAGAGGAGTTTGAAGCAGATATTATTGCCATTGGAAACGGGACGGCTTCAAGGGAAACCGAACAGTTTGTAGTAGAAATGCTGCCGAGCCTCAAGAAAAAAGCCGCTTATATTATTGTAAATGAAGCAGGGGCCAGCGTGTATTCCGCGTCTGATATTGCACGCGAGGAGTTTCCTCACCTTCAAGTAGAGGAAAGAAGTGCTGTGTCGATTGGGCGCCGCATTCAAGACCCGTTGGCGGAGCTGGTAAAAATCGATCCGCAATCGATTGGCGTAGGCCAGTACCAGCACGATGTATCCCAAAAGAAATTATCCAGCTCGCTTGCATTCGTGGTAGAAACAGCCGTAAACCGTGTGGGTGTGGATGTGAATACAGCTTCTCCTTCGCTGCTTGAACACGTAGCGGGATTAAATAAAACAGTAGCCAAAAATATTGTTCAATATCGAGAAGAAAACGGAAAATTCACGAAGCGTTCTGTGATCAAAAAAGTGCCGCGTCTTGGCGGGAAAACCTTTGAACAGTGCATTGGCTTTCTGCGTATTACAGATGGAGAAGAACCGCTTGACCGGACACCTATTCATCCGGAAAGCTATAAAGAAACAACCGCTCTGTTGAAATCGCTTGGATTTAAAACGGCGGATATTGGTTCAGAAGAGCTGGGAGCTGCTCTTCAGGCGGTGAATACAGAGCAAATAGCAAAGGAGCTTGGCATTGGCGAGCTGACATTAAAAGATATTATTGACTCACTTCAAAAGCCGGGACGCGACCCGCGTGACGAAATGCCGGCGCCGCTTTTAAAAACAGATGTACTGAAAATGGAGGATCTTCAAAAGGGAATGGAGCTGCAGGGAACCGTTCGGAATGTAACAGACTTCGGCGCTTTTGTAGATATCGGCGTAAAGCAGGACGGACTCGTTCATATCTCAAAATTGAAAAAAGGATTTGTGAAAAATCCTTTCAACGTTGTGTCGGTTGGGGATATTGTAACCGTCTGGGTAGAGGCTGTAGAAGCTGGAAAAGGAAGAATTTCATTGACGATGGTTAAAGACGAATCCAAATGA
- a CDS encoding PP2C family serine/threonine-protein phosphatase, protein MEKIQNEQLELIAGTHSKYGNSFCGDTYYFAQEGNSFVCLLADGLGSGRYAYESSQAAAEIVKRDWQEESVEGMMNLINTAMFQKRGAAVALFKIDFKARSFEYTCVGNIRFYLYAKDGKLTYPLPVTGYLSGRPQRYRMERFTYEPGSKFLVHSDGVNLLNTKELMRYRSTEQIAAELDAVALKSNDDATFLVGNLL, encoded by the coding sequence ATGGAAAAAATACAAAATGAACAGCTGGAATTAATAGCAGGTACACATTCAAAATACGGAAATTCTTTTTGCGGGGATACCTATTATTTTGCGCAGGAGGGAAACTCGTTTGTTTGTTTGCTTGCAGACGGCCTTGGAAGCGGCCGCTATGCCTATGAGTCATCACAAGCAGCGGCGGAAATTGTGAAACGGGATTGGCAGGAAGAATCGGTCGAAGGAATGATGAATTTAATTAACACCGCCATGTTTCAAAAACGTGGAGCGGCGGTTGCACTGTTTAAAATTGATTTTAAAGCACGAAGTTTCGAATATACGTGCGTTGGCAATATTCGTTTTTACTTATATGCTAAAGATGGAAAACTTACGTACCCTCTGCCTGTCACCGGTTATTTATCCGGCCGTCCGCAAAGGTATAGAATGGAACGCTTTACATATGAGCCGGGCAGTAAATTTCTTGTTCATTCAGATGGCGTTAATTTGCTTAACACAAAAGAGCTGATGCGCTACCGGAGTACAGAACAAATTGCGGCAGAACTGGACGCTGTCGCTTTAAAATCAAATGACGATGCAACCTTTTTAGTTGGCAACCTGCTGTGA
- the sigB gene encoding RNA polymerase sigma factor SigB: protein MQKPSRPNQAAKLQAIEWIKAFQENGDRDAQDKLVKHYHGLVESIARKYSKGRSHHEDIVQVGMMGLLGAIRRYDDSFGKSFEAFAIPTIVGEIKRFLRDKTWSVHVPRRIKELGPKIKSANEELTTSLQRSPRVDEIAHYLDISEEEVLEAMEMGKSYQALSVDHSIEADSDGSTVTLLDIVGNREEGYERVDQRLVLEKVLHVLSDREKQIIQFTYLENLSQKDAGDKLGISQMHVSRLQRRAIKKLKEAIHAEAYSTEHLS, encoded by the coding sequence ATGCAGAAACCATCTCGACCTAACCAAGCTGCAAAGCTTCAGGCAATCGAATGGATCAAGGCTTTTCAGGAAAACGGAGACCGGGACGCTCAAGATAAGCTTGTGAAACATTATCATGGATTGGTGGAGTCTATTGCCAGAAAATATTCAAAAGGGCGTTCCCACCATGAAGACATCGTGCAAGTAGGGATGATGGGACTGCTGGGAGCAATCCGCCGCTATGACGATTCTTTTGGGAAAAGCTTTGAAGCATTTGCCATTCCGACTATTGTAGGGGAAATCAAGCGATTTTTGCGCGATAAAACATGGAGTGTACATGTACCGAGGCGCATAAAAGAACTAGGCCCAAAAATTAAATCAGCGAATGAAGAATTAACCACTTCTCTTCAGCGGTCACCCCGCGTTGATGAGATCGCCCATTATCTTGATATTTCAGAGGAAGAAGTATTGGAAGCAATGGAGATGGGCAAAAGCTATCAGGCGTTATCAGTGGATCATTCCATTGAAGCCGATTCGGATGGAAGCACGGTAACGCTTCTTGATATTGTTGGGAACCGTGAAGAAGGATATGAGCGTGTCGACCAGCGCCTTGTTCTTGAAAAAGTATTACATGTGTTATCCGACCGGGAAAAGCAGATTATACAATTTACCTATCTTGAAAACCTGAGTCAAAAAGACGCAGGGGACAAGCTTGGCATTTCCCAAATGCATGTTTCCCGGCTGCAAAGAAGGGCTATTAAAAAGTTGAAAGAAGCGATTCATGCTGAGGCCTATTCAACGGAGCACCTTTCTTGA
- the rsbW gene encoding anti-sigma B factor RsbW, with protein MTYADYVEMKIPAKPEFVGITRLTLSGIASRMGFSYDTIEDLKIATSEAITNAVQHAYKGEEGEVLIGFRLYEDHLEVIVSDNGNSFDFKETKEALGPYTEKSVEFLREGGLGLYLIETLMDEVKVHQNEGITLFMTKYLEGEQVERDAETIST; from the coding sequence ATGACGTATGCTGATTATGTAGAAATGAAAATCCCGGCCAAGCCAGAATTTGTCGGTATTACAAGATTGACGCTCTCCGGTATTGCCAGCCGGATGGGTTTTTCATATGACACGATTGAGGATTTGAAAATTGCAACAAGTGAAGCCATTACGAATGCTGTCCAGCACGCTTATAAAGGGGAAGAAGGAGAAGTGCTGATCGGCTTTCGCCTTTATGAGGATCACCTGGAAGTGATTGTATCGGATAACGGGAATAGTTTTGATTTTAAAGAAACAAAAGAGGCACTGGGGCCCTATACAGAAAAGTCAGTTGAATTCCTTCGTGAAGGAGGGCTGGGCCTTTATTTGATCGAAACACTGATGGATGAAGTGAAAGTACATCAAAATGAAGGGATTACTTTGTTTATGACAAAGTATCTCGAAGGAGAGCAGGTGGAGAGGGATGCAGAAACCATCTCGACCTAA
- a CDS encoding anti-sigma factor antagonist, with amino-acid sequence MNISIDVQEQEQQTTIKLAGEIDAYTAPKLRETAFPYTEKKEADLVVDLSGVTYMDSTGLGVFVGLFKSLNANDGTMKLVGLSDRLKRLFDITGLADIMNINSGSEGGV; translated from the coding sequence ATGAATATTTCAATTGACGTACAAGAACAGGAACAACAGACAACGATCAAACTTGCAGGTGAAATTGATGCCTACACGGCACCAAAATTGCGTGAAACAGCGTTTCCTTATACAGAGAAAAAAGAAGCGGATCTTGTCGTTGACCTGTCTGGTGTTACATATATGGACAGTACAGGTCTTGGCGTTTTCGTCGGCCTTTTTAAAAGCTTAAATGCGAATGATGGAACCATGAAGCTAGTTGGGTTATCTGATCGCTTAAAGCGTCTTTTCGATATTACAGGCCTTGCGGACATCATGAACATTAATTCTGGATCAGAAGGTGGCGTGTAA
- a CDS encoding PP2C family protein-serine/threonine phosphatase — protein sequence MNFRDTMLDEYKEILKTYINDQTEQALYMSQKFSRKSIEYKISPEEMISLHKTSIMDLEPDLPESLLLSLDILLEVMMSYGLAYREHQSLRTIQRELINEIEVAASMQQTLLGTQIPRIPSMDIGAISVPAKQMSGDYYHFVSHENGAISVAIADIIGKGIPAALCMSMIKYSMDSMPEDSQAPGDVLERLNRVVEQNVDPTMFITMFSGLYNPETHVFSYSSAGHEPGFFYHADTGEFDEMQAKGLLLGVDKKTKYKEYERKVEVGDIILLMSDGVTECRTEEGFLEVDTLIGYIKKYIHLDAQDIADKVYKELEYLQDFQLRDDFTLIILKRTS from the coding sequence ATGAATTTCAGAGATACGATGCTCGATGAATACAAAGAAATACTAAAGACGTATATTAATGACCAAACTGAACAGGCTTTATACATGAGCCAAAAATTCAGCCGGAAGTCAATCGAGTATAAAATATCGCCGGAGGAAATGATCAGCCTTCATAAAACATCCATTATGGATCTTGAACCGGATCTTCCGGAATCGCTTCTTCTGTCGCTTGATATTCTGCTTGAGGTGATGATGAGTTATGGCTTGGCGTATCGTGAGCATCAAAGCTTGCGTACGATCCAGCGAGAACTGATCAATGAAATCGAAGTAGCTGCGAGCATGCAGCAGACACTTCTTGGCACACAGATTCCCCGCATTCCATCTATGGACATCGGGGCAATCAGTGTGCCGGCCAAGCAAATGAGCGGAGACTATTACCATTTTGTATCACATGAAAATGGCGCGATTAGTGTAGCGATTGCTGATATTATTGGCAAAGGAATTCCTGCAGCCCTTTGTATGTCGATGATTAAATATTCGATGGATAGTATGCCGGAGGACAGCCAGGCCCCGGGCGATGTACTTGAGCGCCTGAACCGCGTTGTAGAACAGAATGTAGACCCGACAATGTTTATTACCATGTTCAGTGGTTTGTATAATCCGGAAACACATGTTTTTTCTTACTCATCTGCCGGCCACGAACCAGGCTTTTTTTATCATGCCGATACGGGAGAGTTTGATGAGATGCAGGCAAAAGGTCTGCTGCTCGGCGTAGATAAGAAAACAAAGTACAAAGAGTACGAACGGAAAGTAGAAGTTGGGGATATTATTCTGCTCATGTCAGATGGTGTAACAGAATGCCGAACAGAAGAAGGTTTTTTAGAGGTAGACACACTTATTGGGTATATTAAAAAATACATACATCTTGACGCGCAGGATATCGCCGACAAAGTGTACAAAGAGCTGGAGTATTTACAGGATTTTCAGCTTCGTGACGATTTTACGCTCATTATTTTAAAAAGAACTTCTTAA
- a CDS encoding anti-sigma regulatory factor, with amino-acid sequence MDSSVKIINEWDIVAARQLGRNVAKELGFGTVDQARITTAISELARNIYLYAGQGEITIEKVENGAKKGMTIVSRDEGPGIPDLRKVMEDGFSTSGGLGAGLPGVKRLMDEFSIESTPGEGTLIKSVKWLR; translated from the coding sequence ATGGACTCTAGTGTGAAAATTATAAATGAATGGGATATCGTAGCGGCGAGACAACTTGGCCGGAATGTAGCGAAAGAACTTGGTTTCGGTACGGTTGACCAGGCTCGTATTACGACTGCGATCAGTGAACTGGCTCGTAATATTTACTTGTACGCAGGCCAGGGAGAAATAACGATAGAGAAAGTAGAGAATGGAGCGAAAAAAGGAATGACCATTGTTTCCCGTGATGAGGGGCCGGGTATTCCGGATCTTCGAAAAGTCATGGAAGACGGTTTTTCAACTTCGGGTGGACTTGGAGCTGGACTTCCCGGTGTAAAAAGGCTTATGGATGAATTTTCCATTGAATCTACGCCGGGTGAAGGGACGCTTATTAAGTCGGTGAAGTGGCTCCGTTAG
- a CDS encoding STAS domain-containing protein, which yields MNMRIPILKLHDCLLISIQWELDDQTALQFQEDLLHKIHETSARGVVIDFTSIDFIDSFIAKVLGDVISMSKLMGAKVVITGIQPAVAITLIELGIRLEEVMTALDLEKGLEKLQRELGD from the coding sequence ATGAACATGAGAATTCCGATTTTAAAACTGCACGATTGTTTACTCATTTCGATCCAATGGGAGCTTGATGATCAAACAGCCCTCCAATTTCAAGAAGATCTTCTTCATAAAATCCATGAAACAAGTGCAAGAGGAGTCGTCATTGATTTTACATCCATTGATTTCATCGATTCATTCATTGCAAAAGTACTGGGCGATGTAATCAGCATGTCTAAGCTAATGGGAGCTAAAGTAGTAATTACAGGTATTCAGCCTGCCGTTGCGATTACGCTGATCGAGCTTGGTATTCGTCTGGAGGAAGTGATGACCGCACTGGATCTCGAAAAAGGTTTGGAGAAACTTCAACGGGAACTGGGGGACTGA
- a CDS encoding STAS domain-containing protein: MRKKIFQYVQSHNDDILNEWIELMRTEADERAVLAMSDHMFVKTSSEFIQLVMSNFSDSEEKFQERAVDFSEKIVRLGWPLTMITDGLRVFGKIVENGMQRSGEINQQTYIDFTAEINNWIFPMYKTITEAYTTSWERTISLQKIALQELSAPLIPVFDKISVMPLVGTIDTERAKQIMENLLEGVVSHRAEVVLIDITGVPVVDTMVAHHIIQAAEAVRLVGAKCTIVGIRPEIAQTIVNLGINLEDVTTTSTMKKGVEQALASTSRQIVEVQE; encoded by the coding sequence ATGCGGAAAAAGATTTTTCAATATGTACAGTCTCACAATGATGACATATTAAACGAGTGGATTGAATTGATGCGCACAGAAGCTGACGAGCGCGCTGTTCTGGCTATGTCTGACCATATGTTTGTAAAAACAAGTTCAGAGTTTATCCAGCTCGTTATGTCGAACTTTTCAGATTCCGAGGAAAAATTCCAAGAGCGTGCTGTTGACTTCTCAGAAAAGATTGTCCGTCTTGGATGGCCGTTGACAATGATTACAGATGGTCTTCGTGTTTTTGGGAAGATTGTTGAAAACGGCATGCAGCGCTCAGGTGAAATTAATCAACAAACTTATATTGATTTTACAGCAGAAATCAACAACTGGATTTTTCCGATGTATAAAACCATCACAGAAGCGTACACCACATCTTGGGAACGGACGATTTCTCTTCAAAAAATTGCCCTTCAGGAACTATCTGCACCACTGATTCCGGTTTTTGACAAAATCTCTGTTATGCCGCTTGTCGGCACAATTGATACGGAGCGGGCAAAGCAAATTATGGAAAACTTGCTTGAAGGGGTCGTCAGCCATCGAGCCGAAGTGGTATTAATTGATATTACCGGTGTACCGGTTGTAGATACAATGGTTGCCCACCATATTATCCAAGCAGCGGAAGCGGTCCGTCTTGTTGGAGCAAAGTGCACCATTGTCGGCATTCGTCCAGAAATTGCTCAAACGATTGTAAATTTAGGTATTAATCTTGAAGATGTAACAACGACGAGCACAATGAAAAAAGGCGTAGAGCAGGCACTTGCATCGACGTCAAGACAAATTGTGGAGGTACAAGAATGA
- a CDS encoding type II toxin-antitoxin system PemK/MazF family toxin, protein MIVKRGDVYFADLSPVVGSEQGGVRPVLVVQNDIGNRFSPTIIVAAITAQIQKAKLPTHVEINAERYGFERDSVILLEQIRTIDKQRLTDKITQLDDGMMEKVDDALQISLGLIQF, encoded by the coding sequence GTGATCGTAAAACGTGGTGACGTATATTTTGCAGACCTGTCCCCTGTTGTCGGCTCCGAACAAGGCGGCGTCCGGCCTGTTCTTGTCGTTCAAAACGACATCGGGAATCGGTTCAGTCCCACTATTATCGTCGCAGCCATTACAGCTCAGATCCAAAAAGCCAAACTGCCGACGCATGTGGAAATTAATGCGGAGCGGTATGGATTTGAAAGAGACTCCGTTATTTTACTCGAACAGATTCGAACGATCGACAAGCAGCGGCTTACAGATAAGATCACGCAGCTTGACGACGGAATGATGGAGAAAGTGGACGACGCTTTGCAAATTAGTTTAGGTCTTATACAATTTTAA
- a CDS encoding CopG family ribbon-helix-helix protein encodes MSESGTTTDVLVNLPKQFVNELDCFAEQEEISRSEFIYRATKMYLRERKKRHIQESMRRGYMEMAKINLAIASEAMQAEFEAGNTVERLVSGG; translated from the coding sequence TTGTCTGAATCCGGTACGACGACAGATGTGTTAGTAAACTTGCCAAAGCAGTTTGTAAATGAACTTGACTGTTTTGCGGAACAGGAAGAAATTAGCCGCAGTGAATTCATTTACCGCGCAACAAAAATGTATTTACGCGAGCGAAAAAAGCGTCATATTCAAGAATCGATGCGGCGTGGTTATATGGAAATGGCCAAGATCAACCTTGCTATTGCATCAGAAGCGATGCAAGCCGAATTTGAGGCAGGAAACACAGTCGAACGTTTAGTAAGTGGAGGATAA
- the alr gene encoding alanine racemase: protein MNWEVTSMEFYRDTWAEIDLDAIKWNVKKTLEQLDSSVFLYAVVKANAYGHGDVQVARAAVQAGAKGLAVAFLDEALKLRASGIKGPILVLGASRPEDAHLAAAQEISLTVHNEEWFEKAAVHKGQQLNIHLKCDTGMGRIGFRDEFELLQAISRIEASDRLVFEGIFTHFATADEEETSYMEEQLIRFQEMLDALKEKPQFIHCSNSAATLRFKGAGFNAVRLGIAMYGLTPSTEISAQLPFPLKPAFSLKSKLVHVKKLKPGEKVSYGATYEAAEHEWIGTLPIGYADGWIRKLGGQDVLIDGRRMPIVGRICMDQCMVRLPEEYKTGTLATLIGQQQNEEISMEEIAEKRETINYEIPCVITSRVPRVYVENGKKVSVTNSLL, encoded by the coding sequence ATGAACTGGGAAGTGACATCAATGGAATTCTACCGGGACACCTGGGCAGAAATTGATTTGGATGCAATAAAATGGAACGTGAAAAAAACATTAGAACAGCTTGATTCTTCCGTATTTTTATATGCAGTTGTAAAAGCAAACGCATATGGACATGGAGATGTGCAGGTCGCCCGGGCAGCTGTTCAAGCTGGCGCAAAAGGGCTGGCAGTCGCTTTTTTAGATGAAGCATTAAAGCTGAGAGCATCAGGGATTAAAGGTCCTATTCTTGTGTTAGGTGCAAGCCGGCCGGAGGATGCTCATTTAGCAGCAGCCCAAGAAATCTCACTTACGGTGCATAATGAAGAGTGGTTTGAAAAAGCTGCTGTACATAAAGGGCAGCAGTTGAATATACATTTAAAATGCGATACTGGAATGGGGCGTATCGGTTTTAGGGATGAATTTGAGCTGCTTCAAGCGATCAGTCGGATTGAAGCGTCAGACCGGCTTGTTTTTGAAGGGATCTTCACTCATTTCGCAACAGCAGACGAAGAAGAAACAAGCTACATGGAGGAACAGCTTATACGCTTTCAGGAAATGCTTGACGCATTGAAAGAAAAGCCTCAGTTTATTCATTGCTCAAATAGCGCAGCCACGCTTCGGTTTAAAGGAGCTGGCTTTAACGCGGTCCGGCTTGGTATTGCTATGTACGGGTTGACGCCTTCGACTGAAATATCCGCGCAGCTGCCTTTTCCGCTTAAGCCGGCTTTTTCGTTGAAGTCAAAGCTTGTTCATGTAAAAAAGCTTAAGCCTGGTGAAAAAGTAAGTTATGGAGCCACTTACGAAGCTGCTGAGCATGAATGGATCGGCACCCTTCCCATTGGTTATGCAGACGGCTGGATTCGCAAGTTAGGCGGGCAGGATGTGTTAATCGACGGCCGGAGGATGCCAATTGTAGGCAGGATTTGCATGGATCAGTGCATGGTAAGGCTTCCAGAGGAATATAAAACCGGAACATTGGCAACACTCATTGGACAGCAGCAAAATGAAGAAATTTCAATGGAAGAAATCGCCGAGAAAAGAGAAACCATTAATTATGAAATTCCATGTGTGATTACGTCACGTGTGCCAAGAGTGTATGTAGAAAACGGAAAAAAAGTATCTGTGACCAATTCTCTGTTGTAA
- a CDS encoding outer membrane lipoprotein carrier protein LolA, which produces MKKWIGLLLMVLLLSACGGSPSQEDVVKEISDKARNAAGYKAKAILEVQAGEEKQTYNVDIWNQRHTNYRVHLASVTNKHSQTIVKNKTGIYVMTPSLGKSFRYENNWPENSSQSYLFESLAADIQADGEAVFKETEDYYVFQTKTRYTNSQMLPKQEISFHKKNFTPALVKVMDTKGKVVISVVFKKMDLKPKFAKDDFSEKKAAAKETAGASPSEFMIHYPTETGEAELADETRIDNRVILTYEGSKPFTLIEQPAVPSEEGIARASGDLSDMGFAAGEAEDGSLHWVYNGVEFMLASDKLSQGEMARIAASISPESVK; this is translated from the coding sequence ATGAAAAAGTGGATCGGATTGCTGTTGATGGTGCTTCTTTTATCTGCGTGCGGAGGATCGCCGTCACAAGAAGATGTTGTAAAGGAAATTTCCGACAAAGCGAGAAATGCCGCCGGTTATAAAGCGAAAGCTATCTTAGAAGTGCAGGCAGGTGAAGAAAAGCAAACGTATAACGTAGACATTTGGAATCAGCGTCATACGAATTACCGCGTTCATCTTGCATCGGTAACCAATAAGCACAGCCAGACGATTGTTAAAAACAAAACAGGGATTTATGTGATGACTCCATCACTCGGCAAAAGCTTCCGCTATGAAAATAATTGGCCGGAAAACAGCAGCCAGTCCTACTTGTTTGAATCGCTGGCTGCCGATATCCAAGCTGATGGAGAAGCCGTATTTAAAGAAACAGAGGATTACTACGTATTCCAAACAAAAACGCGCTACACAAACAGTCAAATGCTTCCAAAGCAAGAGATTTCATTTCACAAGAAAAATTTTACCCCAGCGCTTGTGAAAGTAATGGATACGAAGGGGAAGGTTGTTATTTCGGTTGTATTTAAAAAGATGGACTTAAAGCCGAAATTTGCAAAAGATGATTTTAGTGAAAAGAAAGCCGCCGCTAAAGAAACAGCTGGCGCATCACCTTCGGAATTCATGATTCATTATCCAACAGAGACCGGAGAAGCAGAGCTGGCAGATGAAACCCGGATTGATAACCGTGTGATCTTAACTTATGAAGGCAGCAAGCCATTCACATTGATTGAGCAGCCTGCCGTTCCTAGTGAAGAAGGAATCGCCCGTGCGTCCGGCGACTTGTCCGATATGGGCTTTGCGGCCGGGGAGGCAGAAGACGGGTCACTTCATTGGGTATATAATGGTGTGGAATTTATGCTGGCGTCAGATAAACTCTCCCAGGGCGAGATGGCGCGCATTGCCGCTTCGATCTCACCGGAATCAGTTAAATAA